Proteins from one Muntiacus reevesi chromosome X, mMunRee1.1, whole genome shotgun sequence genomic window:
- the LOC136154132 gene encoding melanoma-associated antigen 10-like has translation MSELSKPEEALQGPGKAQDPEEAQLLGAEVGEAASRSSASSSPVSLSAPVAALPQEVVNKMVANMVKFLLCKYRARKLTSYAELLNTVLKGNQEHYPVVFCQAVECILLVFGVDMKEVDPRRRIYIMVPSLDLTCDLMQRDGQVLPKAGLLVVVLSLILQNRDHGPEEEIWGALNKMGVYVGKEHSIFGEPRELLTQVWVQDGYLEYRQVPDSNPTRYEFLWGPRAFAETSKEKFIEYLLRVNRRTIRSFPLPSAEAVREEEEGP, from the coding sequence atgagtgagctgagcaagCCTGAGGAAGCCCTTCAGGGCCCAGGCAAGGCCCAGGACCCAGAGGAGGCCCAGCTCTTGGGGGCTGAGGTGGGGGAGGCTGCATCCCGAtcctcagcctcctcctccccagtctcCTTGTCAGCCCCTGTGGCGGCCTTGCCCCAGGAAGTTGTGAATAAAATGGTGGCTAACATGGTGAAGTTCCTGCTCTGCAAGTATCGAGCCAGGAAGCTAACCTCCTATGCTGAATTGCTGAATACAGTCCTCAAGGGTAACCAGGAGCACTACCCGGTGGTCTTCTGCCAAGCGGTTGAATGCATTCTGCTGGTGTTTGGTGTGGATATGAAGGAGGTAGACCCAAGGAGGCGCATCTACATCATGGTCCCCTCCCTGGACCTCACCTGTGATTTGATGCAGAGAGATGGGCAGGTCCTGCCCAAGGCTGGCCTCCTGGTGGTGGTCCTCAGCCTGATCCTCCAGAATAGGGATCACGGCCCTGAGGAGGAGATCTGGGGAGCACTCAACAAGATGGGGGTGTATGTTGGGAAGGAGCACTCCATCTTTGGTGAGCCGAGGGAGTtgctgacccaagtgtgggtgcaGGACGGGTACCTGGAGTACCGCCAGGTGCCTGACAGCAACCCTACTCGAtacgagttcctgtggggtccccgggcctTTGCAGAGACCAGCAAGGAGAAATTCATAGAGTATCTGCTTAGGGTCAACCGAAGGACTATTAGGTCCTTCCCACTCCCTTCTGCAGAGGctgtgagggaggaggaagaggggccctga